AGAGTCTGATTTAACCACTCATATTACTGTTACGAGTGGTAATGAGTAATTATGGGCAATGACTCTTTTTTTttacagggatattcctgtgcgggccctgagcctctggctggcctactaagtgttgcttgtttctttgTTTCCTcttttacttaggcggagtatgagtatttatgactcgtatggtcgcttcagtaagattttgccccatgtgtttaacaacttctgctctgttgaatctaagttgaaatcttattgggtctGTAACTTTGAACTGttggataatgttccagtggtctgtcgggcatttctcgacagtgctgacatttcctctcatcttccggaacctgtaagcctatttcccatgcacatgggtatccaagcctgatgcgatgtaagggcACTTctcttgttctactgctccctttgatcaaaataagtggttcgtagttggtcgaattcttgtaccaacttaCAGAtcttgatgttgcaactgctgtgttgtggtcactgtacatcttttgcattgctctatttCTCATTACTTtcataatctgtgatagactctgtgtatgtaaatgtctacatttcttctcttagttgaaagttttgcagcttcgtcagcagtgtcatttcctattattcccacatgacttggtacCTTTagtaagtacccgacggccttgacgtttgagtgtttgcattaatgatgttACATTTGTGGTCAGATAGATGTtgtcatatgtgttcttgttgcaagattTCAATgggagttctcgaatctgtatgataacatgttgtcggtgttcagcaagagcatgttccaaagccttttgaatggctagcatctctgtaaaaTTAAACACCCATTTGAGAATCTCCAACTAACTACAGAATTCCCTACCTTAACTGCAGCTCTGGTtttttgtccctgctggtctattgatccatctgtgaagtatgtgaagctgtcagatgccaagtttgcttctgtgTTCATCTGTGCAATGTTGCATAGCAGATGAGGGTTAGTCGTTCTTTTTACTTTCAAGAGCAATAATCTTAAGGTTTCCTGGCAGCAATTCCCATGGGGCTTGCATAAGTCTACATGCACTTCGTCGACACCCCCTTTCAGTGACtgtatttgttatatcgaatgttttGATGGTGTTTATTTCCCAAtgagtccacctgttgctattggaagctcttctgtccagagttcatgctccagtgattatatctttacgtGAACTAAGTCTTGGtccagtcaatatcttggtcaacaTGCATACAACAAtaccttttacccttatttcaatcgacgttagcttggtttctagtcttaggttcagtattttagcccatctgggagctcctgttatgacttGCATTGCATCATTTTGGAATGTTACATTTTGCACCCTCAACTTTTGCCCGctggccaggagaaagagtgagtaaggcaggtgctgcatagtcAACTAGGGAAGGAATGGCGTGAATATATAACATTCTTAACaatctgtgtcccgctcctagacggggccctgtggttGTTCTCATTATATTCAGTTGTGATTTTGCTTTCTTCTTCAGATATTAAATATGCTTCTTGAATATCATTTTAGAATCTATCGACACTCTTAAGATATTGATAAtgcgtaacccactgaaggttaatgtcttgaatgtgtaggtgcctgtctggagtgttgccacctagtctcattaccttagacttctgtgcacatATGTTTAGCTCTAAAAGGCTGCATTCAAATGTTACTTTTATCTAACGACACTTGTGCTTTATTGAAATAATGACTTTCGAGTTGTAATTAAGCTGGTAATGACGGCCTTGCGCAGGAGGTGGACATTGGTCTGGGACCATTCGGGATTGGTGCAACGCGCGCCGAGGTCGTCGACTTCACATCACCTGTTGGAGTATATTACGGAAGGATCATGGGACGACGCGGGCGCCCTGAGGTTGACCCGTGGAACTTCATCTTCCCTCTGAGGCCGGTGGTGTGGACGGCGACGCTTGCCACGCTGCTGGTCCTGCCTCTCATCCTCTCCCTGCTGTCCGTGTGCACCGCCATCAGGAGTCCTGGACGATGGTTCGACGACACATTCAACTTCATCTCGATATTCCTACAGCAAAGTGGGTGATAACGTACTATCGACCCTTCTTGGTGGCAATATGTATTTATTTCACAATTGAGAGTGAACACATAAATTGAGCTATGAAAttcttattatattttattatttaaatatatttgcaTATTTAATCTTGGATTATAAAATCCAAAATTGCCAAACCTTGACAATCCTACACTTTGCCCAGTTAGCATGACAACATACCCCTGGAAGAGGGTCAAAGAGGGTGCGggtgactacacatgtgtatctacCCTCTCTGACACCTATATAGTCTTGGGTGCTGTACAAGCATGTGGTGTGACCAACCACAGGGAAGCAGTAACatcaaacaaatacaaataatttgaAAGTCGGTACACTTTTGTTCCCAACTCCAGGTGCCTAGGGTAGGGGTCGCCCCAGGGGTAGGGATGccttgagcgttcttcgagaataGAGTTCTAGGCTCATCGACATTTCCAGAGACCCAGAAGTTGCCGGTTTCGTCAACTGCCTCAGTGTGGGGCTCCAGAGGGGAACGCTTCAGTGTTGGGACCCAGAGGGGGAACTCCTCAGTGTACGGATCCAGAGGGGGAACTCCTCAGTGTGGGGATCCAGAGGGGGGAATGCCTTAGTGTGGGAATCCAGAGGGGAATGCCTTAGTATGGGGGATCCAGAGGGGGAACACCTTCTGCGTCTTCAGTTCATAACTAGAAGCTGAGGAACTCCAAGAGATCCACAACATTTAACCTTTCATTGAATTCACCAATGTGTAACTTGTAGCCTTTAAAATATCAAATAAAGAAAAGAAAACATTAAAAGAAAGTGCATGACTGGAAAGACAAAAGAACGTAAAAACAGCGTTGGAGGAGACAGAAAAATCTCCCTCTAATGCTTTGTGTGCTTTTATCCAAGGCTATGGGCCCCCTTATGTGTTAAGACAGATTCAAACTGGGGTTTTGTTCAAATAATGAGCTGGAGCTTCGTTCCGATAGGCTCAGAGACATTAGGTTCAAAGACATTaggttgcgtaatagtggctttaggcattgtatgtactagctctatctttaaatccatcaacttttgtatttcaccttgtatgtatgtactttacctgaataaatatttgtatttgtatttggtaTACTCAAATTCTTAAATGAGTTTGGGGATAAGCTCATTGTGGAAACTAAGGAGCTAACACGGACCAGTTTTCTGTTCCTCCGCCTGAGCATTGTGATTCAGAGAGGGAACACTTTCTTCATGACGGGCACACATCCGACCTCTGACCTGGAGAAGACTTACGATTTACAGTGTGTCTTGGGTATATGCTAAATATGTAATACATAATCCCTCTCTTCCACTTAATTTTAATAAAGGAGGTAGTAGGAGAAATATATACGCATAATTATTGCTGAATGCTCTATATTTccttctctgaggcaatgggtccCCAGAATAGCACCAAGAGGTGGTACTCTATATATGTACATATTAGCTGTGCTGCAACTGCTCATGGCTTGTCATTCGTCTCCATGttgactacacataagggacataactggccgacccctcacagtgttcaagagagaactatcaacatcagaggcccgagactgttcaacacgcttccactacacataaggggcataactggccgacccctcacagtgttcaagagagaactggataagcacctccaaaggatacctgatcaaccaggctgtgactcatacgtcaggctgcgagcagccgcgtccaacagcctggttgatcagtccagcaaccgggaggcctggtcgacgaccgggccgcggggacgctgagccccggaagcacctcaaggtagctacACACTTGAAATGTTTGGTGGTGCAGATATATGGGTGCGGAGGATGTGGTGGTGGGagcgggtggtggtgctggtgtggatgCTGGCGACGGTGGTGCTGACGCAGAGCTACAGCGGTAACCTTATGGCTCTCCTGGCCGTCAAACACGTCTCCCAGCCCGTCCAACGCCTCCGGGACATCGTCCACGACCCGTCTACAACGCTCATGATTGAGAATGGCTCGATAAAAGCTTTGTATATTTTGGTAAGGCATATATACACTCTGTATGTTTCGTTGGCAGTGTTTAATACATTTTCAATAAATCTAACTTGCATCCAGATTGCAATGCAACTTGCAAGTTTATGGGAACTTGCATCTCGATTTCCTCGGGAAAATCGAGGAATTTCTTTTATATTTCTGTATACTTTTTTGGTTATATTTTAATTCTGTTTATCGTAGTATTTTGAATAACTTGAGACATTCAAACTTCACATTGTTATGTACAATAAGAAACACAAATATCACTGTATCTAAATATCATTTTAGAATTTTCAGTAATTATCTAAAAAAAGTCCCTTAATTGATGCAGACTACTTAATAAATTTAATGCAAAACATTTTAAATTAAAAGTGTAGGCGAATGATACTAATGAGCATAAATAATGATTTCATTTACTTATATGTCTTCAAGAAGCCAAGGCCTGACGCATCTCAAGTCATCATTGCCCTGCACAACACCAATCGTGTTGAGTACATCCCGACCTGGGACATCTTGAGGAGCATCGACACTCTGGTCAGACGCGGCCATCATTATCTTATCTTTGAAGATGTCCTTGTGTCAGCGGCGATGGCTCGAGACTTCTCACTCACAGGTTACGTTAGTTCTGTTTGCTAGTCTCTCCAcctcttttacatataaatatacgtgtatatatatatatatatatatatatatatatatatatatatatatatatatatatatatatatatatatatatgcgaacaagcctgaatggtccccaggacaatatgcaactgaaaactgagttttcagttatatatatatatatatatatatatatatatatatatatatatatatatatatatatatatatatatatatatatatatatatatatatacatatatatatatattggtagcagtctttcttgtaaacatgttgaatatgaccgaaagggcaaaattaatgattctaacacgaatcttctcaatatttcttatgtttttcttcactggtgGGGGtatttgaaaaattaactctccagagTTAATTTTCatactttatttatggtctgacgcctagaagcgtttcgcaagaacacttcttatattttcaaagacaatcTCACTATCTGTAAGAGTGCACAATGGTACAATACTTGCATATAAGACCGTAGTGAACATGtaggtagtaggcatccttcagtctcgggagactatggagttatgCCCTGGTTGTcagtcctggtgcagcgtctggtgtgactaatGAGGCCAATcccagagtggcagtccatcccacactgagcacaaacgaagtctgattctggtctctcttcctggctaccggttaaccttctgtctctttgcctctggttccttggcaagtgactcctcgaacttgggagACACCTCTTTGAACACACTGCCCCCAGGCTGATCGGTCTGCGGCCAGCGTTTCCAATGTAGCAAGGTCAACGTCCATGGGTTTCAGGAcaatcttgcatacgtctttgtaccgtagctggagtttgcctgttggacgctttccctacatcagctctccatacaagagatccttggggatcctgccgtcgcccattcgcacgtgcccgagccagcacaTTCGTCTCTgcctcagcattgtgtacatgctggtgattcaagCGCTCCCCAGGACGCTGTTGTTCGTCACCTTGTCCTGCAagatgatgtccaagatgtggcgTAGGCAGTGCATGTGGTAGGCGTTCAGTTTGGACCTGGTAGTAGATGCCTGGTAGATGATACAGAGTTTGTTTAGCTCTGTATCAAGAGAGGGAGTcacagattgtggagcccaggtacacgaagtcgtgaacgacttccagtttggaatcggagatgccgatgataggtggggagtccactccttgtcccatgtttTCTTCAGGctaatggtgagtccgaaagcctgacaggcctcgctgaagcgggtcatgagccgttgtaggtcttcggctgagtgggcgGTGActgttgcatcgtcagcaaaaaaAGAAGtcacgcagacacctcagccgaacctttgtcttggctctcagcctggcgaggttaaagagctttccatccgacctggtccggaggtagatgccttccgtgacagatccgaaggcgtgccgcagcataactgcgaagaaaatcccgaatagggttggagccaggacGCAGCCCTGCTTTTCTCTATTTCGGATGTAGAAGGCGTCTGATCTTAGGCCATCAGAGACCACGGTGCccttcatgttctcatggaaagatctgatgatgctgaggagcctgggtgggcatccgatcttggggaggatttagaacaggccatccctgctgacgaggtcgaaggccttcgtcaggtctatgaaggctacgaagagtgggtgcttctgttccctgcatttctcctgcagttgtctgagggaaaagaccatgtcgatggtggacctgttagCTCGGAATCCGcgctgtgattctggatagattcTCTCTGCaaatacttggagcctcttcaatgtgacTCGAACAAGCAGCTTTCCCAAAATACTGAAGAGGGAGATGCCACGGTAACTGTTGCAGTCGCCccagtcacctttattcttatacagcgtgacgatgttggcatccctcatgtcctgtggcacctctccttcttcccagcagaggcagagaatttcatgcagctccatgagcaggctacctctgcagcacttcaaggtctcggcAGGAATACCGTCTtttccaggagctttaccagaagcaagggagtctagggcatcgctgagttcttcgaggGTCGGTTCCTTGtcaagctccattaacacaggcaggcactcaatggcgctcagagtgtcttcggtgaccacattgtccctggcgtatagctcagagtagtgctcgacccagcacttcagctgcagtgtctggtcctgaatcacctcgccagtggcagatttcagaggagcggtcttcctctggattgggccgagggcctgcttgatgccgtcatacattccccttacattgcctgtatccgctgcagtctgtatctgggagcagagctggagccaatagttgttggcacaacgcctggcgctctgctgcactttgcagcggacggcccgaaggatctgtaagttgcgctgacttgggcagggttcgtaggctgccaaggcgtttctcttctcttctcttcaacGACAGGTGTCATTTCTtcagagtgagcctcgaaccagtctgccgacctgctggtcttcttatcAAAGGTGGAcagggcagcgttgaacacagcgtccctgaagtgctcccatcttttacaggaacACGTATATACACCTGAACAATTCATAGGAATAGTATTAAGAGCAATATTTATTTTACTGAAGAACTGATTAGTCAGGAATATCTTAGACTTAATCAATGTGAAGTtaatgataaagattaagcttaCGTATGATAGTGTACCTGTGTAAACCAAGCTTGGTGTTCCAGGTCGATGTGACTTTTATGTAGCGCGGGAAGACTTCATGCCCCTGCCCTTCTGCCTGGTCTGCCCCCGGGGGCACTCCCTCGTGCCTGTCCTTAGTGAGAGGTAGGTGTATGTACCCACATGGTGAGATGTAAATGGTACCGAATAACTCCACGTATTATAGTAGGCTTTATTTGTATTTACAATGTTGAGATACGCAAATGTCTTACGTAAAACTTCACTCCTAATATTGTCGATTTCCTTTAAGAAAGCAAGTCTGCCGAGAAATGATTTCTCCTATGTTATCTTAGTATTATTTATTAACATCAATCCTTTGGcttaaggggagccggtcggccgagcggacagcacgctggacttctgatcctgtggtcctgggttcgatcccaggcgccggcgagaaacaatgggcagagtttctttcaccctatgcccctgttacctagcagtaaaataggtacctgggtgttagtcagctgtcacgggctgcttcctgggggtggaggcctggtcgaggaccgggccgcggggacactaaaaagccccgaaatcgtctcaagataactcaagaagaaGTATGTACATGTTGTAAGGTACGAAGTGTACAGCAACAAATCTATGTACAAAGTTGTGCGAGTGAGTTTattgcatgttgttgttgttattttagacTCATGTTTCCAGTCAAACAGAGTCAGGAGGACATAGATGAGCAAAATCTAGTGTTGCTTCATGCACCTTCAGCGGCCAACGGTTCATCGCTGACGGCTGCGTCTGGACGGCGCAGTCAGCCATTCATCTTAAACTGCGCAGAGTGATACTGGAGTTCAGTGTTTGACGCACTTATCCCCTTGGGTCATAAGGGTCATAGTTTCTTTCTGCTTCCTTTTAGATCagaggcaggaagggagggagggtttaAGACGGTGTCTGGCTCCGACTTGGTCTagaggtggcggcgggtggcggcctcCTGGTGTGACCTCAATGAGAGTCTTATTGAAATTGTCATTTTCATTAAAGACCATCATTCCACGTGGTACTGTAGCATTCCATGTGGTACTGTACCATCCCATGTGGTACTGTAGCATTCCATGTGGTACTGTACCATCCCATGTGGTACTGTAGCATCCCATGTGGTACTGTACCATCCCATGTGGTACTGTAGCATCCCATGTGGTACTGTAGCATCCCATGTGGTACTGTAGCATCCCATGTGGTACTGTAGCATCCCATGTGGTACTGTAGCATCCCATGTGGTACTGTAGCATCCCATGTGGTACTGTAGCATCCCATGTGGTACTGTAGCATCCCATGTGGTACTGTACCATCCCATGTGGTACTGTACCATCCCATGTGGTACTGTAGCATCCCATGTGGTACTGTAGCATCCCATGTGGTACTGTACCATCCCATGTGGTACTGTAGCATCCCATGTGGTACTGTACCATCCCATGTGGTACTGTACCATCCCATGTGGTACTGTACCATCCCATGTGGTACTGTACCATCCCATGTAGAACTGTACCATCCCATGTGGTACTGTAGCATCCCATGTGGTACTGTACCATCCCATGTGGTACTGTACCATCCCATGTGGTACTGTACCATCCCGTGTAGAACTCTACCATCCCGTGTAGAACTCTACCATCCCATGTAGAACTCTACCATCCCATGTGGTATTGTACCATCCCATGTAGAACTCTACCATCCCATGTAGAACTCTACCATCCCATGTAGAACTCTACCATCCCATTTAGAACTCTACCATCCCATGTAGAACTCTACCATCCCATGTGGTATTGTACCATCCCATGTAGAACTCTACCATCCCATGTAGAACTCTACCATCCCATGTAGAACTCTACCATCCCATGTGGTACTGTACCATCCCATGAAGCACTATTCCATTCCATATAATATTATATCACTGCATACTAAGACCCATAAAACACTCTTAAATCCCATACTTCAAATCCTCCACACACAAAAATCACTGTCATGTATTTAGAGTTAAAATCCTGTACAACAgctgacacgtgtgtgtgtgtcatgtcacTATCTTCACCAGGATCGGCAGGATACAGGAAGCTGGCCTCTATAACCACTGGATGGAAAGCTTAAACCCCAACTTCACCGCCTGTACCAACTTACCGACCAAGGTGCTGATCAAGTCATCTCTCTCCTTCGCAAACTTATGGGTAATATTTCCTTTATTGTGTGATATTGACTTAAattccagggggccagattcacgaagcagttacacaagcacttacgaacctgtacatcttttctcaaactttggcggctttgtttacagttattaaacagttaatgagctcggaagcaccaggaggctgtttataacaataacaacagttgattggcaagttttagtgcttgtaaactgtttaataaatgtaaccaaagccttcaaagattgaggaaagatgtacacgttcgtaagtaattgcgtaactgcttcgtgaatctggctgatTTGTTATTATGtaaacaaatgtaaacaaagcgtAAAATAAAGCCCAGAAGCTATACCTTTCACATTCAATAAAGATGGTTGGAAACCAACAGATCATCATGGAAAATGAAAGGGAGGGATGCtttgacaagccgtcggcttcctgtcctcgtcgaggacaCTAGAGTGTTGGGGaattcgggtaaattcaggtaaaggtTGCAAATGTGAAGATGTGATCCCGTTTTCTTTCAGGGCGTGTTCCTAATACAGGCGTGTGGCCTGGCGCTGAGTCTCCTGGTCCTCTGCCTGGAGCTTCTGTGTCGTCAGGCAGCCCCTGTGGGATCAGGCAGCCCGGCCACTGTGTGATCAGGCAGCCCCCTGTGGGATCAAGAAGCCCCCTGTGGGATCAGGCAGCCCCCTGTGTGATCAGGCAGCCCACTGTGGGATCAGGCAGCCCCCTGTGTGATCAGGCAGCCCACTGTGTGATCAGGCAGCCACTGTGTGATCAAGCAGCCCACTGTGTGATCAAGCAGCCCACTGTGTGATCAGGCAGCCCCACTGTGTGATCAGGCAGCCCACTGTGTGATCAGGCAGCCCACTGTGTGATCAGGCAGCCCACTGTGTGATCAAGCAGCCCACTGTGTGATCAAGCAGCCCACTGTGTGATCAGGCAGCCCACTGTGTGATCAAGCAGCCCCCTGTGTGATCAAGCAGCCCACTGTGTGATCAAGCAGCCCACTGTGTGATCAGGCAGCCCACTGTGTGATCAGGCAGCCCACTGTGTGATCAAGCAGCCCACTGTGTGATCAAGCAGCCCACTGTGTGATCAGGCA
Above is a window of Procambarus clarkii isolate CNS0578487 chromosome 3, FALCON_Pclarkii_2.0, whole genome shotgun sequence DNA encoding:
- the LOC123760870 gene encoding probable glutamate receptor isoform X1 is translated as MVAVGLLVLLLSGMARPAASLKPNLNVSQEELILGSCAVEVMLATLSNPRCSVILVKDHHPTLDTLPRRLPFGVSVFEVRGDRQDANALHERTSSMVSEARKVGRASWCLTVVAASSDVAFLTTFARRASRSRLLRPAARLLLLTHSSLVNNSDFSSVFSKMNALTLVLEHNSNHHLQCGAYIQLPYSTPDAQAVKVALWTPQRGLALTSRLPLFPHKFFRFSSRPNLVVVTESFPTHEAVMVDDPAAPGGKRLAFNSPIANVLQLLAHTTNFTYTFVKPPDGVWGFQLEDGSWSGMLGMVSREEVDIGLGPFGIGATRAEVVDFTSPVGVYYGRIMGRRGRPEVDPWNFIFPLRPVVWTATLATLLVLPLILSLLSVCTAIRSPGRWFDDTFNFISIFLQQNIWVRRMWWWERVVVLVWMLATVVLTQSYSGNLMALLAVKHVSQPVQRLRDIVHDPSTTLMIENGSIKALYILKPRPDASQVIIALHNTNRVEYIPTWDILRSIDTLVRRGHHYLIFEDVLVSAAMARDFSLTGRCDFYVAREDFMPLPFCLVCPRGHSLVPVLSERIGRIQEAGLYNHWMESLNPNFTACTNLPTKVLIKSSLSFANLWGVFLIQACGLALSLLVLCLELLCRQAAPVGSGSPATV
- the LOC123760870 gene encoding probable glutamate receptor isoform X2 encodes the protein MVAVGLLVLLLSGMARPAASLKPNLNVSQEELILGSCAVEVMLATLSNPRCSVILVKDHHPTLDTLPRRLPFGVSVFEVRGDRQDANALHERTSSMVSEARKVGRASWCLTVVAASSDVAFLTTFARRASRSRLLRPAARLLLLTHSSLVNNSDFSSVFSKMNALTLVLEHNSNHHLQCGAYIQLPYSTPDAQAVKVALWTPQRGLALTSRLPLFPHKFFRFSSRPNLVVVTESFPTHEAVMVDDPAAPGGKRLAFNSPIANVLQLLAHTTNFTYTFVKPPDGVWGFQLEDGSWSGMLGMVSREEVDIGLGPFGIGATRAEVVDFTSPVGVYYGRIMGRRGRPEVDPWNFIFPLRPVVWTATLATLLVLPLILSLLSVCTAIRSPGRWFDDTFNFISIFLQQNIWVRRMWWWERVVVLVWMLATVVLTQSYSGNLMALLAVKHVSQPVQRLRDIVHDPSTTLMIENGSIKALYILPRPDASQVIIALHNTNRVEYIPTWDILRSIDTLVRRGHHYLIFEDVLVSAAMARDFSLTGRCDFYVAREDFMPLPFCLVCPRGHSLVPVLSERIGRIQEAGLYNHWMESLNPNFTACTNLPTKVLIKSSLSFANLWGVFLIQACGLALSLLVLCLELLCRQAAPVGSGSPATV